One segment of Cotesia glomerata isolate CgM1 unplaced genomic scaffold, MPM_Cglom_v2.3 scaffold_33, whole genome shotgun sequence DNA contains the following:
- the LOC123274401 gene encoding E3 ubiquitin-protein ligase TRIM23-like, whose translation MTEDNKRICDLFKIPLKTSTKANVLECRVCEEVFSVEGGKVPRLLQCGHTVCHTCLLRLQSCMLDLSFLLCPFDRQPTAVTHEGVYSLKKNFALIELLERLEQSNAEKSIILEKERLQSTQSCDEDESHLAVLYCTICSSHLCEACDILTHSSKTLGKHRRVPLSEKPKEKPKCPIHTTHIAEFTCVQEGCHNALMCYLCKDYGRHSAHKPALLEIEAENVRKSIVSALQRMTQFMENMRDTAHKIEIVIQELEGWAIDDARHKVRQHFEELRTQLADQEKVALNCVDKETRGRLCALRQQQKDLTTTRSQVADVCIQCESILDSEDWKLLSGAEKVKNVLASLEQQQQNYNQLGPDFLTPESSIPIIFSRDNRVHIGTKIDMRVVILGLDGSGKTSILSAMRGLTLSSPPIPTIGFNVESLEYENLVVTFWDVGGQHKFRPLWKHYYHEAQAVIFVVDSSDRSRFEEAQKELSKIVSKKELKDALFLIFANKQDVEGCTSVEELTDILSLQKLCCGRVWHIQGASPLLDANTAIQGLQWLTQQLGAHEALCTSSVP comes from the exons ATGACAGAAGATAATAAACGAATttgtgatttatttaaaatacctTTAAAAACAAGCACTAAAGCCAAT GTATTAGAATGTCGAGTTTGCGAAGAAGTATTTTCAGTAGAGGGTGGAAAAGTACCTCGGCTTCTTCAGTGCGGTCACACAGTTTGTCACACTTGTCTTTTGAGACTCCAGTCATGTATGCTGGACCTATCATTCCTGCTGTGTCCATTTGACAGGCAACCAACAGCAGTCACTCATGAAGGAGTTTACAGTCTGAAGAAAAACTTTGCGCTGATTGAACTGCTCGAACGATTGGAGCAATCAAACGCTGAAAAGTctataattttagaaaaagaaCGTCTGCAATCCACCCAGTCCTGTGATGAAGATGAGTCTCATTTGGCGGTTCTTTACTGCACCATTTGTTCCTCACACTTGTGCGAGGCATGTGATATTCTCACGCACTCGTCAAAAACACTAGGGAAGCATAGACGAGTCCCGCTGTCCGAGAAGCCAAAAGAGAAACCAAAGTGTCCGATACACACAACACACATCGCTGAGTTTACTTGTGTTCAAGAGGGCTGTCATAATGCTCTTATGTGTTACTTGTGCAAAGACTACGGTCGTCACAGCGCACACAAGCCCGCGTTGCTTGAAATAGAAGCTGAGAACGTGAGAAAGTCTATTGTCTCGGCTTTGCAGAGGATGACGCAGTTCATGGAAAACATGCGGGATACTGCTCATAAAATAGAAATAGTCATTCAAGAGTTGGAGGGCTGGGCTATTGATGATGCCAGGCATAAAGTTCGTCAACACTTTGAAGAACTGAGAACTCAATTGGCTGACCAGGAGAAAGTAGCGCTTAATTGCGTTGACAAAGAGACAAGAGGGAGATTGTGTGCTCTGAGACAACAACAAAAAGATTTAACCACTACAAGGTCCCAAGTCGCTGATGTTTGTATTCAATGCGAGAGTATTCTTGATTCAGAAGATTGGAAATTGTTGAGTGGAGCtgagaaagttaaaaatgtactGGCTTCTTTGGAGCAGCAGCAACAAAATTACAATCAACTTGGCCCGGATTTTCTTACCCCTGAATCTTCGATACCAATTATATTTAGCAGg gataaTAGAGTTCATATTGGAACGAAAATTGATATGAGAGTTGTTATATTGGGCCTAGATGGTTCAGGAAAGACGAGCATCCTCTCTGCAATGAGAGGATTGACTCTGTCAAGCCCACCAATTCCTACGATTGGTTTCAACGTCGAGAGTCTCGAGTATGAAAACTTGGTGGTGACCTTTTGGGATGTTGGAGGTCAACATAAATTTCGGCCACTCTGGAAACATTATTATCATGAAGCCCAGGCAGTGATTTTTGTTGTTGACTCAAGTGACAGATCGAGATTCGAAGAAGCTCAAAAGGAATTGTCTAAAATTGTCAGCAAAAAGGAATTGAAAGACGCGTTGTTCCTTATTTTTGCTAACAAACAG gaTGTTGAAGGATGTACCAGTGTTGAAGAATTAACAGACATTCTTTCTCTACAAAAGCTATGTTGTGGTCGAGTTTGGCATATTCAAGGCGCGTCGCCGTTGCTAGACGCAAATACTGCAATTCAAGGCTTGCAGTGGCTAACTCAACAACTTGGTGCTCATGAAGCTCTCTGTACTAGCTCTGTACCTTAG